In one Haloplanus salinus genomic region, the following are encoded:
- a CDS encoding DNA polymerase domain-containing protein → MRIVPIETLFDRAHSSVDSAVPITADGGSVSATSVGKDRRELDGWDALSLNDDGAAEWQPITQIIRHETEKPVVNVQHKFGESTTTRDHSFVVEDGDEYAEASPTELDEPLRISGVPSLDTIDTIDVYEVLQGYTREYADGRSVGSENAERKVKRVHANDEYVWFGHKHHGALDSTIKVQRYIDLDSEDGAALVRLLAAYVTEGSASTSETAAGKFGASIAESRRDWLDGLKSDYERLFEGATVSVTASDSRDERKIRNGDTEINYDDRTLKLQMMNELSAVFFREFAGQTSRGKRIPWFVFHLSDDLQARFVEVLVEGDGSREFPRYSKAYAERNFDYETVSRELAAGLSMLLTQRERKHSLKYRDSKGSYTIRTCDFYRSGRDPVVSETAHDGYVYDLSVAENQNFVDAVGGLVLHNTDSVMLELGPDIDIEDAIEQSFDIEEHINDSYDEFALDELNAHHHRFQIEFEKLYRRFFQAGKKKRYAGHIVWKEGKHVDDIDITGFEYKRSDIAPITKEVQRRVIEMIVTGDDVDAIEEYVYDVIEDFEAGNVDLDDVGIPGGIGKRLGAYDTDTAQVRGAKYANLLLGTNFQRGSKPKRLYLKKVHPDFFRQLEEEGRFDPQTDPLYAAFKRDPDVICFEYADQVPDAFEIDWDTMLEKTLKGPIERIIEALGLSWNEVKSGQRQTGLGQF, encoded by the coding sequence ATGCGGATCGTCCCCATCGAGACGCTCTTCGACCGTGCCCATTCGAGCGTCGATTCGGCGGTACCGATCACCGCTGACGGCGGTTCTGTCTCAGCCACGTCCGTCGGCAAAGATCGGCGCGAACTCGACGGCTGGGATGCTCTTTCGCTGAACGACGACGGTGCTGCCGAGTGGCAACCGATCACGCAGATCATTCGTCACGAAACGGAAAAGCCGGTCGTCAACGTCCAGCACAAATTCGGAGAGTCGACGACGACCCGGGATCACTCGTTCGTTGTCGAGGACGGGGATGAGTACGCGGAGGCATCACCTACGGAACTGGACGAACCACTCCGCATCTCCGGCGTACCGTCTCTCGACACTATCGACACCATCGATGTGTACGAGGTGTTGCAGGGGTACACTCGCGAGTACGCGGACGGCCGAAGCGTCGGGAGCGAGAACGCCGAACGGAAAGTGAAGCGAGTCCACGCGAACGACGAGTACGTCTGGTTCGGACACAAACACCACGGAGCGCTGGACTCGACGATCAAAGTTCAGCGGTACATCGACCTCGACTCCGAGGACGGTGCCGCACTCGTCCGCCTACTCGCGGCGTACGTGACCGAAGGGAGTGCGTCCACCAGCGAAACGGCCGCCGGAAAGTTCGGCGCGAGCATCGCCGAATCCCGCCGCGACTGGCTGGATGGGCTCAAGTCGGATTACGAACGTCTATTCGAGGGTGCGACGGTCAGCGTCACTGCCTCCGACAGTCGCGACGAGCGCAAGATACGGAACGGCGACACCGAGATTAATTACGACGATCGGACGTTGAAACTCCAGATGATGAACGAACTCTCGGCAGTGTTCTTCCGGGAGTTCGCCGGCCAGACCTCGCGTGGAAAACGCATTCCGTGGTTCGTCTTCCACCTATCTGACGACCTACAGGCGCGTTTCGTCGAGGTACTCGTCGAGGGTGACGGCTCTCGCGAATTTCCGCGATACTCCAAGGCGTACGCTGAACGGAACTTCGACTACGAGACGGTGAGTCGAGAACTCGCGGCCGGATTGTCTATGCTGCTTACTCAGCGAGAACGTAAGCACTCGCTCAAATACCGTGACAGCAAGGGTAGCTACACCATCCGGACGTGTGACTTCTATCGATCCGGACGCGATCCAGTTGTCAGTGAGACGGCTCACGACGGCTACGTGTACGACCTCAGTGTCGCTGAGAATCAGAATTTCGTCGACGCAGTTGGTGGACTCGTTCTTCACAACACGGACTCGGTCATGCTGGAACTCGGACCGGATATCGATATCGAGGACGCCATCGAGCAGTCGTTCGACATCGAGGAACACATAAACGACTCCTACGACGAGTTCGCCCTCGACGAACTCAACGCCCACCACCACCGCTTCCAGATCGAGTTCGAGAAGCTCTACCGGCGGTTCTTCCAGGCGGGCAAGAAGAAACGCTACGCGGGCCACATCGTCTGGAAGGAGGGCAAACACGTCGACGACATCGACATCACGGGCTTCGAGTACAAGCGCTCGGACATCGCGCCGATCACGAAGGAGGTCCAGCGCCGGGTGATCGAGATGATCGTCACCGGCGACGACGTGGACGCCATCGAGGAGTACGTCTACGACGTGATCGAGGACTTCGAGGCGGGGAACGTCGACTTGGACGACGTGGGGATTCCGGGCGGTATCGGCAAGCGTCTGGGCGCCTACGACACGGATACTGCGCAGGTGAGGGGCGCGAAGTACGCGAACCTCCTGCTCGGTACGAACTTCCAGCGCGGCAGCAAGCCAAAGCGGCTGTACCTGAAGAAGGTTCATCCGGACTTCTTCCGGCAGTTGGAGGAGGAGGGTCGATTCGATCCCCAGACCGATCCGCTCTACGCCGCGTTCAAGCGCGACCCGGACGTGATCTGTTTCGAGTACGCGGACCAGGTGCCGGACGCGTTCGAAATCGATTGGGATACGATGCTCGAAAAGACGCTCAAGGGGCCGATCGAGCGGATCATCGAGGCGCTCGGCCTCTCGTGGAACGAGGTCAAGAGCGGCCAACGGCAGACCGGTCTCGGCCAGTTCTGA